Sequence from the Cucumis sativus cultivar 9930 chromosome 1, Cucumber_9930_V3, whole genome shotgun sequence genome:
TATTATTAGaactaattatatttcaaattgtagagtgattttaaaatatataaacaaaatttatatcaatcatatcaaattcattccaaaagaaatgtcagaaaaaaaaaatgcttgtTTAACAAATGCAAGTTCTTGGCCCGCCTCCCAAGTTGTCTACACGATGCCTCATGACACCACTCGTCTAAACTCTAACATTTGTCACGTGAACTTGTGTATAGATTTGATTTATTACCTTTTATCAACATCCCCAAGACAACCCACATCTATAACTACAAGTAAACTCAAAACCTAATGGTGAACAGTGGCATATATTCCTGTTCCTCTTCATTAAGCAAACCAAAagcacacacccacacacactTCTTATATTTCCCATCGACATCTCCCTTCACTTATAGCAtgagggagaaaaagaaatatcaaaatcaCCCAGAAAAAGGTAAGAATTTTGTGAAGAACAACAATGAGGAGCAGTACTACAGCAAAGGGAGAAGCATCATCGTCAAAAAAAAGCTCCAAAGGGCAAAATGAGACAACAAAAAAGACGAGAATTATAAGAATCATAGGAAGAAGTTTGTTGAGTGTAATATTTCTTGTTGGTCTTGCAATGGTCATATGTTGGCTTGTTGTGTTCCCCAAAAATCCTCGTATCTTTGTGGAAACTGGCAGAGTCATAGCCCACAATTCAACTCATAATATGCTCAATGCCACCATAGTTTTCACCGTTAAATGCTACAACCCCAACAAAAGAGCCTCGGTTCATTTGCACTCTATGAGGATGATAGTTACTAGCATGGGCCAAGCATTTTCGTCCGTTATCCCGACATTCATGCAGACTCCTGGAAACCAAACCGTCTTGTCGCCTGCTGTTGAGGTCAACTTCGACTATCCATTCGGGCACCAAGAAGAGATAAATCCAGAGCTTCACTTCTCTGCTGAAATCAGGTATACATATCTTAGGTGCATCTTAATATACACCTATCTTTGTGCATTCCAATCACATCACAAACttcataataatataataaaatatttaatacgGAAAGGATAATTTGAcgcataaaaaattaatagtatATAGAAATATAGGTGCGAATAGATGTgtgataattattatatatatatatatatatatataggttttATTGaggtcaattttttttttatatatttaaaattaaatgtttgtgGCGTGTGGGTACTTCATGGAATAAAATCATTACTTTACCTCCTTTTTCACCTAAATCACTAGTGATAACTAGTTCTTGTggttagattttgaaaagtaactAGGCTTACTtctacaaataaatatttttcttttgtcatcaACCTTtgtttctacttttaaaatgtaattttgtttCGATCTAATTTGTACTTTCGACTCTGTTGTTATCAGCTATAGTGTCGAGCACTGGACATCGAGACCTCGGTTGCTCCTAATCTATTGTAATAATCTCCTGCTAAGAATCAATGATACTAGAACTTTTGAGAATACCAAATGCAATGTGGATCTTTGAGATCTGATATATATTTGTCGTTTATGATATTCTTGCTgaataatctaaaaaatttgcaacttaaagttcctttttctttttggtttgattttgctttatttttttaataatcaagAAGAATGTTAAGGAATATGTGAGAGGttgagagaaaattttgtattggGGAGAGCccataagaaaaacttaaagtAAAATGATAGATAttatagaatttgttataggtgtggtgtaaaaaaaataatagaaaaagaatataactTCCAACTTAATTGCTTAAGAAGATACATATAACTTGGAATCTCTAaaggtaattttttattaagaaaaaaatgtataaagaaaagaataactGATATTTCTTTCATGTGAAGTTTTGATCAtatggtttttctttattattcttaatttctttctttgttcatGGATTGAACTTGTCCTACCATCTTTcactataaaaaaacataaaaaaataatgatgttAGCATACTAGAATGGTTATTCAACAAGAATTATTGAAACAagtaatttaacaaaaatccATAAAGAAAATCACAAAAGTTTTGTACTACatgagaacaaaaaaaaaaaaaaaaaaacttttctaCATAGAGTTGTaagtattaataaaaataccCAAATaatgtctaacctttttaacAAGTTTTATATACACAATAATAGATAAGTAGTCAAAAGGaagtaattaataacaaattatcTAATAATGTTTCCACAAGATTTcgagagaaatttaatttatgggGTTGAACTTTTGTTGATGTTGATCATAATGCGATGTGATTCATGCTCTAGTATTTGATCATCTAATTCTCTCTCGACTGTCGCCTACAATTGAAGAAAGGCGGAGCACACGGTGTTCTTTAAGTTGACATAttagaagaaagtttgtatcttcaaataAACTTATCTTTCAACGAGGATGATTGACTTTAGGAATTAGGGAGTCTATTTTAGAGAGAATTCTCTCTAGATCTTTCGGAGTAAAAATTTTATGTCCTCACAAATGAAGAGAACTCATCGGAGGATTTTATAAGTTTGGTTGGTCAATGGATTAGATCAATGAGTTTAACCACATggatttgaatcatatttagCATTGAgctaaattaagttttttttttcttaattggaCTTTAgcctaaataaataatattatgagATAACCGTGAgtatagaaaattttagtataataaaaggaaaaatagaaaatctaaatattaataaGATTCTTGGCAAAACTGCActgattcaatttttttatacttttttatcACCCGTTTATACCTCTTTATGTAGGATTATACTTCTTTACAAATTTGTATGATGCGAATAATGTGGCG
This genomic interval carries:
- the LOC105434469 gene encoding uncharacterized protein LOC105434469, whose translation is MRSSTTAKGEASSSKKSSKGQNETTKKTRIIRIIGRSLLSVIFLVGLAMVICWLVVFPKNPRIFVETGRVIAHNSTHNMLNATIVFTVKCYNPNKRASVHLHSMRMIVTSMGQAFSSVIPTFMQTPGNQTVLSPAVEVNFDYPFGHQEEINPELHFSAEISYSVEHWTSRPRLLLIYCNNLLLRINDTRTFENTKCNVDL